ACTGCATCGACGCCTACACCTCGGAGTCGCTCGAGAAGGGGTCCGACCTGGAGCAGATGACCGAGGCGGTCCACGTCGCCGCCGCGATCCGGGGCGGGGCCTCGCTCGTGCACGGGGTCCAGATGCTGGAGCAGGTCAAGGCCAAGATGATGTAGGGCGTGATGCATGCGGCGTGATGCGTGAACGCAGCCTTTAGGGCGGTGCTCGGCCTCACGCATCACGCGTCACGGATCACCTCCCCTGAGCACGATCTGAGCACCGGGCGGTTTGGTCTCGCTGCCCCGCTCGGCGTTATATAGGCAGCGCTGCGTAGCTCGCCGCTTCCCCACCTCTCTCCCCATGCCTACCGCCGACCCCGGCTTCATCGACCTCACCGTTCTCAGCCGCGAGCTGCTCGTCGATGCCGAGGGGGCGGGCCCGAAGCGCACGACGAGCCTCCACGGGCGTCGCACCCCGCTGGCCGCGCCGGCGGCGCAGTTCCGCGCCCTCAACGCCGCCCGCATCGCCGGCGGCCCGACCGGCACCGGCAACTTCGGGGCCGACCTCGCCGCGAGCGGGTGGCCCCGCCTCACGGCCGCCCCGCTCGAGATCTTCCAGGTCAACATCGGCAAGCTGTGCAACATGGTCTGCCGCCACTGCCATGTGGACTCGGGGCCGGACCGCGTCCGGGAGAACATGGACCGCGAGACGGTCGACGCCTGCCTCGCGGCGATTGACCAGATCATGGCCGCCCCGGGGAGCGCGCTCCACACCGTGGACCTCACCGGCGGCGCGCCCGAGCTGAACCCGCACTTCGAGTACTTCGTCGAGGAGGCCGTGCAGCGCGGCCTCCACGTCATCGACCGCTGCAACCTCACGATCCTCCTCGTCCGCCGCTGCCGTCACCTGCCGGAGTGGTTCGCCGAGCGCGGGGTCGAGGTGGCGTGCTCGCTCCCCCACTACCGCAAGCTCGGCACCGACGCCCAGCGCGGCGACGGGACCTACGAGAAGTCGATCAAGGCGCTGCGCAGGCTCAACGAGGCCGGCTACGGGCAGGGCGACCCGAAGCGCGTCCTCACGCTCGTCACCAACCCCGTCGGTGCGTTCCTGGCCGGCAACCAAGAATCGCTGGAGGACGAGTGGAAGGCCGCGCTTGCCAAGAACCACGGCGTGTCGTTCGACCGGCTCTTCGCGCTCAACAACATGCCGATGTCGCGCTACCTCGAGTGGCTGCTGGAGAAGGGCATGACCGAGTCCTACCTCGAACGCCTCGTCGGAGCCTTCAACGCCGCCACGATCGACGGGCTGATGTGCCGCAACACGATCTCGGTGAGCTGGGACGGGCGGCTCTTCGACTGCGACTTCAACCAGCAGCTCGAGATGGACGCCGCGATCCCGTTCGGCCACATCGGCGACTTCGACCTCGGCGCGTGGCAGGCCCGCTCTGTCCTCACGGCGCGGCACTGCTACGGCTGCACGGCCGGCTCCGGCTCCTCCTGCGGCGGCGCGACGACCTGAGGGTGCACCTGCGGCGCGGGGCAGGTTAGTTCAGCGTGGAGAGCAGGGAGGATAGAGAGTAGAGGATGGAGTATGGACTGCCATCCTCTACTCTCTATCTTCCCGCGTTCAGCCCCGGCCGCAGCATCCGAAACGCGCCGGGCTGCACCTCCACCTCGACCTCGGCGGCAGAGCGGGTCAGCACCTCGCCATCGACGTGGATGGGTAGACCGGCCTCGGTGCGGAGTGCGAGGTGCCGGACCCGGCGCATGGAGACTTCGGGTTCGCCGAGGTGGCGGCCCCGGATAGCCTTCGGCATCAGGACCAAGATGCGCGCCAGCGAGAGCGGCCCGGCGACGAAGCACAGGTCGAGCACGCCGTCGTCGGGTTGCGCCTCCGGGGTGAGCCGGAAGCCTCCGCCGACGGCGGTGCCGTTGCCGACAGATGCCAGGAAGAGTGGCTCACGGTTCTCCGGCACGGTCCCCTCGGCCCCGACGCTCCGCACCTCGACCTCCGGCTGCGTCCACAGGCGCAGCGTGCGGAGCACGGCGGCGACGTAGCCCGAGACGCCGCGCACCCACTTCGTCCGCGCCGCCTCCGCGGCTACGAGCGCGTCGAACCCGATCCCGACAGCGTTGACGAACAAGGCATCGTGCCGGCGGGTCTCTCCCTGCTCGCGCCACCGTACGACGCCCGCATCGACCGGCGCGATCTCGCCACCGAGCAGCGCCGGGACGGCCGCCTCGGGGCGCTTCGGGACGCCAAGGAGGCGGGCGAAGTCGTTCCCGGTCCCGAGCGGGATCACGCCGAGCACAGTCCCACCGTCCGTGCCGAAGAGGCCGGAGGCGACCTCCTGCAACGTCCCGTCGCCCCCGGCGGCCACGACCGCGTCGAAGCGCTCGGCCGCGCGCCGAGCAAGAGCGGCGGCGTGGTTTGGGCGCTCCGTGACGAAGACCTCGAACGGCAGCCCAGCCGCGCCCAGGGCCGCCTCTAGCCGGGCGCGCTCCCGGCCGGCGCGGCGATTCCCGGCGGCCGGGTTGAGA
Above is a window of Bacteroidota bacterium DNA encoding:
- the arsS gene encoding arsenosugar biosynthesis radical SAM (seleno)protein ArsS (Some members of this family are selenoproteins.), producing the protein MPTADPGFIDLTVLSRELLVDAEGAGPKRTTSLHGRRTPLAAPAAQFRALNAARIAGGPTGTGNFGADLAASGWPRLTAAPLEIFQVNIGKLCNMVCRHCHVDSGPDRVRENMDRETVDACLAAIDQIMAAPGSALHTVDLTGGAPELNPHFEYFVEEAVQRGLHVIDRCNLTILLVRRCRHLPEWFAERGVEVACSLPHYRKLGTDAQRGDGTYEKSIKALRRLNEAGYGQGDPKRVLTLVTNPVGAFLAGNQESLEDEWKAALAKNHGVSFDRLFALNNMPMSRYLEWLLEKGMTESYLERLVGAFNAATIDGLMCRNTISVSWDGRLFDCDFNQQLEMDAAIPFGHIGDFDLGAWQARSVLTARHCYGCTAGSGSSCGGATT
- a CDS encoding diacylglycerol kinase family protein, which encodes MPVRSLAVILNPAAGNRRAGRERARLEAALGAAGLPFEVFVTERPNHAAALARRAAERFDAVVAAGGDGTLQEVASGLFGTDGGTVLGVIPLGTGNDFARLLGVPKRPEAAVPALLGGEIAPVDAGVVRWREQGETRRHDALFVNAVGIGFDALVAAEAARTKWVRGVSGYVAAVLRTLRLWTQPEVEVRSVGAEGTVPENREPLFLASVGNGTAVGGGFRLTPEAQPDDGVLDLCFVAGPLSLARILVLMPKAIRGRHLGEPEVSMRRVRHLALRTEAGLPIHVDGEVLTRSAAEVEVEVQPGAFRMLRPGLNAGR